From the genome of Papaver somniferum cultivar HN1 unplaced genomic scaffold, ASM357369v1 unplaced-scaffold_10, whole genome shotgun sequence:
tctgtgcagcaacatcagcaacattattttgagctaagtatcttcttctcagttacattattagtactttaCCCAACATAATGCCTATATAAACTCATTGCGATTCACAGTTGTCGATATAAATCTATAAGAATTTCcagtgaaaaaaataaataattgtaaAACCATGGGCGACTCTACTGATCTAATTAGTCTGAGATAGTCTCTTATGGGAAAGACTGCCCTTGTAACTGGTGCCACCAAAGGGATTGGGCACGCTATAGTGGAGGAGTTAGCTGGTCTTGGTGCAGCTGTTCATATGACTGCTCGAAATGAAAATGATATCCAGCAGTGCTTGAAAAACTGGAAAGAAAAAGGTTACAAAGTAACTGGTTCCGTCTGTGATGCTTCAGTTCCAGCTGATAGGGAGACGTTAATCGAAACTATTTCATCTGTTTTTGAGGGCAAACTCAACATCCTTGTAAGTGCGTTTATAGATTCTTTTGTTCGGTTTGTGATTGCTTTTCCATGAGTTCGTTTCTTATATGTACTGCTGAAATAGTGAGTCTATATCATAGATTAACAACGTCGGAACAACCGTGTTCAAAGATAGTTTGGACTACATAGATGAGGATCACGCAAAAGATATGGCTACTACCTTCGACTCCGGATACCGTCTATCTATACTAGCACACCCTCTCTTAAAAGCCTCTGGTACAGGAAGCGTTGTCTTTATTTCATCTGTTGCTGGCGTTGTTTCTATACCCCATCTCTCCAATTATTCAGCGTGTATAGGTATCAAATTTTTGATTACTAGGTAGAAGCCATAGCTAGAAGCTTGATtctgttaaaaaaaattatttgaattTTATCTGAATCAGGAGCTATTAATCAAATTACGAAGAACTTTGCTTGTGAATGGGCCAAAGACAAGATACGCGTAAATAGTGTTGCACCATGGTATATTAAAACCAATCTCGTAGAAGAGGTTGTGCAAGAAGAAAGGTTTGTAGACTATTTAAAAGCTGGAACTCCGATGAGGCGCATGGCTGACCCGAACGAGGTTTCACCTCTTGTGGCCTTCTTATGCCTACCTGGTGCTTCATAAATCACTGGACAAGttatttgtgttgatggtggctttACAGTAAATGGATTCTACCCTACACAAGATTAGTAAGAGCAACATCCTGAATAATGTATGCGATTAAAAACAGTTGAATCCCATACTATGCTTGTTGTGTCAAGATGTATTTGTTGCCTTAAGAATCTAAGATATATGTGTGTACTAAATAATATTACTTGCAATTGATGCATCTAGTGAGGACACTAGTTAGGGGTGGCTGGGAGGTGTTTCCAGCCGAATGGTGTTTCAGCCCTGCCCTAAAAGTTGTCAAGAATATTTCTTTGAATATGTCTTGGATGAGTTGAAAGAAGAAAGTTTATTAAGCCTCCATTTGTGACTGCATCTATGTGTCCATTATCTAAGAGGGAAAAGAGAGGAACTTAATGTTTGTTGGACTGCTAATCGAGCAAGGCTCCATTGACATGATAGAACAAGTGATACTTTTTTCAAAAACTCTGCCATTTTTGTTTGTTACAATCTATTGAACCTTAATACATAATtgattctgaatttttttttgacaaactACTATTGCCGGTAAGGGTTGATATACACATGAATTTACGCCAACGCTTGCAGCTAGCTCTTGCTTATGGGTGGAATCTGTTGTAGCCCGTGGAATATCATGCTGACATTATTCATGTCTCTTGCGGTTTCGA
Proteins encoded in this window:
- the LOC113326943 gene encoding tropinone reductase homolog At5g06060-like, with product MGKTALVTGATKGIGHAIVEELAGLGAAVHMTARNENDIQQCLKNWKEKGYKVTGSVCDASVPADRETLIETISSVFEGKLNILINNVGTTVFKDSLDYIDEDHAKDMATTFDSGYRLSILAHPLLKASGTGSVVFISSVAGVVSIPHLSNYSACIGAINQITKNFACEWAKDKIRVNSVAPWYIKTNLVEEVVQEERFVDYLKAGTPMRRMADPNEVSPLVAFLCLPGAS